The following proteins come from a genomic window of Thiothrix winogradskyi:
- a CDS encoding EAL domain-containing protein, whose amino-acid sequence MRKQKIHCVVVDQDVEVTASLDAALRHSDMLLELKQVASVQQLIPVLQELQPHLLFCPHDKTKPATELLETLQRYSPDTLLVWVARDEWQGLTTWLMGVESCILPLNDLEYFSQYIDFLLRYSAIKQDFRDCKHLLGVAELRCHWLVDYSWEAIAYISQGMHLYANNAYVTLFGFESMAEVRSMPVAHLVDSPERKTFEAMSKSADVGSKPSNRLLITLRTLEGERMRGEVRFIPAVLKGKRCTQLHVRPLERNMLKGVSLRKQDNPWEATEQRLQNAAAPRVAPAINHEQLSRTLPNGVSHTVPIVPPAVAGMKMVFHKLQRMKENLPSIYLAEPEFQQKTQKLDYAALVKQLGNGDGRSRLDYWNLGQVVLHLSSQGNEKPSYLVFVSVGSAILNNETELKRVVELLNAAPDAAKRIVLALSYQNCMAHLSQFGKVIKLLKALGVRLAVDGLSDSPQALKFAQTVKPVLVSVEVGLVNESIRSANIERLQRLIYQLADSRCKVIIPSVQDKQFLKVAYSTAAAYVQGGAMT is encoded by the coding sequence ATGAGAAAGCAGAAGATACATTGTGTTGTCGTTGATCAGGATGTCGAGGTAACAGCCTCGCTGGATGCTGCCTTGCGCCATTCTGATATGCTGCTGGAGCTGAAACAAGTGGCATCAGTGCAGCAACTGATCCCCGTGTTGCAAGAGCTTCAGCCGCACCTGTTGTTTTGCCCGCACGATAAAACCAAGCCAGCGACTGAGTTATTGGAGACGTTGCAGCGTTATTCGCCTGATACCTTGCTGGTGTGGGTGGCGCGTGATGAATGGCAGGGTTTAACGACTTGGTTGATGGGGGTGGAGTCTTGTATCCTGCCGCTGAATGACTTGGAATACTTTTCCCAATACATTGATTTTTTGCTGCGCTATTCCGCGATTAAACAGGATTTTCGTGACTGTAAACACTTGTTGGGGGTGGCGGAATTGCGCTGCCATTGGCTGGTGGATTATTCATGGGAAGCGATTGCCTATATTTCTCAGGGAATGCATTTGTATGCGAACAATGCCTATGTGACCTTGTTTGGGTTTGAAAGCATGGCAGAAGTGCGTTCCATGCCGGTGGCACATTTGGTGGATAGCCCGGAGCGCAAAACCTTTGAAGCCATGAGTAAGTCGGCTGATGTCGGTAGTAAGCCTTCTAACCGTTTATTGATTACCTTACGCACGCTGGAGGGTGAACGGATGCGTGGGGAAGTCCGTTTCATCCCGGCGGTGCTTAAGGGCAAGCGCTGCACCCAGTTACATGTGCGCCCGCTGGAGCGCAATATGCTGAAAGGCGTTTCCCTGCGTAAGCAGGATAACCCCTGGGAGGCTACAGAGCAGCGTTTGCAAAATGCGGCTGCGCCGCGTGTTGCACCAGCCATTAACCATGAGCAGTTATCCCGCACACTACCTAACGGCGTTTCACACACTGTGCCAATTGTGCCGCCAGCCGTGGCGGGGATGAAAATGGTTTTCCACAAACTTCAGCGCATGAAGGAAAACTTGCCGAGTATTTATTTGGCAGAACCTGAGTTTCAACAAAAGACACAGAAATTAGACTACGCCGCGTTAGTCAAACAATTGGGTAATGGGGACGGGCGTTCGCGGTTGGATTACTGGAATCTTGGGCAAGTGGTGCTGCACCTGTCATCTCAGGGGAATGAAAAGCCCAGTTATCTGGTTTTTGTGTCGGTAGGCAGTGCAATTCTGAATAATGAAACCGAGCTAAAGCGGGTAGTCGAGTTGTTGAATGCTGCGCCGGATGCGGCGAAACGGATAGTATTGGCACTTTCCTATCAGAATTGCATGGCGCACCTCTCGCAATTTGGCAAAGTTATTAAGCTGTTGAAAGCACTCGGTGTGCGCTTGGCGGTTGATGGTCTGTCAGATTCGCCTCAAGCGCTGAAATTTGCCCAAACGGTGAAGCCCGTTTTGGTGAGTGTGGAGGTCGGTTTGGTTAATGAGAGTATCCGCAGTGCTAATATTGAGCGTTTGCAGCGCTTAATTTATCAATTAGCCGATAGCCGCTGCAAGGTGATTATTCCGTCTGTTCAGGATAAGCAATTCCTCAAAGTGGCTTATTCCACCGCTGCCGCCTATGTACAGGGTGGCGCAATGACATAA
- a CDS encoding glycosyltransferase has translation MTVRRKIALVVYSLGMGGAEKVVSDLSFQFAKQHDVTLILFDGSQRYYPYAGELIDIQCPSKAGFLSKVFNFLDRASQLRRIFNVKQFDTIISVMEHANFPSILASRQTIAANHCNPERNFTRFDWLFARWLYPRAKKVIAVSREGMRIFQQHLGLQNLDCLYNPVNLYRIRELAKERPAINVDGAYIVAAGRLSPEKNFPGLLEAYAHSQASQAFKLLILGEGSERATLEQHIKRLNLEGQVLMPGFMRNPYPYIANAQCLVLSSLHEGFPVILIEALGLGRPVISTDCETGPREIIRDGENGLLVPTADLEALATALDRVCLDADLHAHFQQHALPSVAYLDIEKVAEQWLAL, from the coding sequence ATGACGGTACGCAGAAAAATCGCTTTGGTGGTTTACTCGCTGGGCATGGGTGGTGCAGAAAAAGTGGTGTCTGATTTGTCATTCCAGTTTGCCAAGCAACATGATGTGACGCTGATCCTGTTTGACGGCAGCCAACGCTATTACCCGTATGCGGGAGAATTGATTGATATTCAGTGTCCTTCCAAAGCGGGGTTTCTATCCAAGGTGTTCAATTTCTTGGATCGTGCCAGCCAGCTTCGGCGCATTTTTAACGTCAAGCAATTTGATACCATTATCAGTGTGATGGAACACGCCAACTTTCCTTCCATCTTGGCGAGTCGCCAAACTATTGCGGCGAATCATTGTAACCCTGAACGCAATTTCACGCGGTTTGATTGGCTGTTTGCGCGGTGGTTGTACCCGCGTGCTAAAAAAGTCATCGCGGTTTCCAGAGAAGGAATGCGTATTTTTCAGCAACACCTAGGCTTGCAAAATCTTGATTGCTTGTATAACCCGGTGAATTTGTATCGCATTCGTGAGTTAGCCAAAGAGCGTCCTGCCATTAACGTGGATGGCGCGTATATTGTGGCGGCAGGGCGCTTGAGTCCTGAAAAAAACTTTCCCGGTTTACTGGAGGCTTATGCACATTCACAAGCGTCTCAAGCGTTTAAGTTGCTGATTTTAGGGGAAGGTTCAGAGCGGGCGACGCTGGAGCAACACATTAAGCGCTTAAATCTGGAAGGGCAGGTGCTGATGCCGGGGTTTATGCGTAACCCTTACCCGTATATTGCGAATGCACAGTGTTTGGTATTGTCGAGTTTGCACGAAGGTTTCCCGGTGATTTTGATTGAAGCCTTGGGGCTAGGGCGTCCGGTGATTTCGACCGATTGTGAAACCGGGCCGCGTGAGATTATCCGTGACGGTGAGAATGGTTTATTAGTGCCAACCGCTGATCTGGAAGCGTTGGCGACGGCATTGGATCGGGTTTGCCTTGATGCTGATTTACACGCGCACTTCCAGCAACACGCGCTTCCCTCGGTGGCGTATCTGGATATTGAAAAGGTGGCAGAACAATGGCTGGCACTGTAA
- a CDS encoding glucosamine inositolphosphorylceramide transferase family protein — MSVNAFRAALVVEGEYIAAWQYQMLERLLASGCVHLVMVVFRQPVALTLLQRLNAALLNALHYVDGKLFKCPVAAQQPTSFLHLLGDVGCCDAGGKRYHTLLEQQTLDVVIDLSTQTPLAELVDVAPYGVWRHFFGQAFECSDRYTGIREYANQQAEILSGLERWMAGQTAPEYIFAATTSTDAASINRGIERTLWKMADFIPQRLQELLNLGENTFSQNVKVRMQPLALAPPEKTAHFGVAAILQVLWRYPNNFLNKLFISLFRAEQWILLSKATGALTEAGALEQFRKWIPPRDRFWADPFVVEYSGEQYVFFEELIYARGIGHLACVRLNADGSHSDPVTILEKPYHLSYPFVFQHQGQYYMIPETAGNHTVEVYRCEDFPHRWVFEKNLMTGVEAYDATLMEYEGRWWLFASMRQDQRCSPSEALYLFHADDPLSTKWQPHPQNPVVASAARARPAGRIFNAAGQWYRPSQNCAGTYGRGLNINRIQQLDVNTYREQLVSHYLPDGQHDMNGMHTLGVSSPVSVADAVHVHRRLGRVDRWVVKLNRFFSQPLVISS, encoded by the coding sequence ATGTCTGTGAACGCTTTCAGGGCTGCCCTAGTCGTAGAGGGCGAATACATTGCCGCATGGCAGTATCAAATGCTGGAGCGTTTACTCGCATCCGGTTGTGTGCACTTGGTGATGGTTGTTTTTCGTCAGCCTGTTGCGTTGACACTGCTACAACGCCTTAACGCCGCCTTATTGAATGCCTTGCATTATGTTGATGGTAAGTTGTTCAAATGCCCGGTAGCGGCACAGCAACCCACCAGTTTTCTGCATTTACTGGGGGATGTGGGGTGCTGCGATGCGGGTGGCAAGCGTTACCACACTTTGCTTGAGCAGCAAACGTTGGATGTGGTGATTGATTTAAGTACGCAGACACCGTTGGCTGAATTGGTTGATGTGGCTCCATACGGTGTGTGGCGGCACTTTTTTGGTCAGGCGTTTGAGTGTTCCGATCGTTACACCGGCATTCGGGAATACGCTAATCAGCAAGCCGAGATACTCTCAGGTCTTGAGCGTTGGATGGCTGGTCAAACTGCCCCTGAGTATATTTTCGCTGCGACGACTAGCACCGATGCGGCTTCAATTAACCGTGGGATCGAGCGTACCTTGTGGAAAATGGCGGACTTTATTCCGCAGCGTTTACAAGAACTGCTGAACCTTGGGGAAAATACATTTTCTCAAAACGTGAAGGTGCGGATGCAGCCCTTAGCATTAGCGCCGCCGGAAAAAACAGCGCATTTCGGTGTGGCTGCGATACTGCAAGTGTTATGGCGTTACCCCAATAATTTCCTCAATAAATTATTCATTTCCCTGTTTCGTGCGGAACAATGGATTTTGCTCAGTAAAGCCACAGGAGCGTTGACAGAGGCGGGGGCATTGGAACAATTTCGTAAATGGATTCCGCCGCGTGACCGTTTTTGGGCTGACCCGTTTGTGGTTGAGTACTCCGGTGAACAATACGTATTTTTTGAGGAATTGATTTACGCACGGGGCATTGGGCATTTGGCTTGTGTGCGGCTGAATGCCGACGGTTCGCATTCTGACCCGGTGACTATTTTGGAAAAGCCCTACCACCTGTCGTATCCGTTTGTGTTTCAGCATCAGGGGCAGTATTACATGATTCCCGAAACGGCGGGCAATCATACGGTGGAGGTTTACCGATGCGAAGACTTTCCGCACCGTTGGGTGTTTGAGAAGAATCTGATGACCGGTGTGGAAGCCTACGATGCGACATTAATGGAATACGAGGGGCGTTGGTGGTTGTTTGCGAGTATGCGCCAGGACCAACGCTGTTCACCCAGTGAAGCCTTGTATTTGTTTCATGCGGATGATCCGTTGAGTACTAAATGGCAGCCTCATCCGCAAAATCCGGTGGTGGCAAGTGCGGCGCGGGCGCGTCCGGCAGGGCGTATTTTTAATGCAGCAGGGCAATGGTATCGACCGTCACAAAATTGCGCGGGAACCTATGGGCGTGGCTTGAATATTAATCGGATTCAGCAATTGGATGTGAATACCTACCGTGAACAACTGGTTAGCCATTATTTGCCCGATGGGCAGCACGATATGAATGGAATGCACACCTTGGGTGTAAGTTCGCCAGTATCGGTGGCGGATGCGGTGCATGTGCATCGCCGTTTGGGGAGAGTGGATCGCTGGGTGGTGAAGTTAAACCGTTTTTTTAGCCAGCCGCTGGTAATCAGTTCATGA
- a CDS encoding ABC transporter permease, with translation MKLLFQHWQQRWRMPELRLLLLALVVSVTVVTSVGFFASRVENAMQAQARQLLGGDLVLTAARPLDKAYVQQAQALGLETAETVSFPSMASIGEKLQLTQLKAVSSAYPLRGDLKTAAAPNAAEVLSTGSVPAKGEIWAEARLFAELGVQPGATVTLGRSTFTLTRVVTQEPDRSSNLFQLAPVVLMNLEDLPATQLLSPASRARFNQLFAGELKLIKQLQQDLEPQLKPTERVRTLDEDLASVQQTLQRSGRFLGLAALLSVVLAGAAVVLTSASLMRRELPAVAVLKAMGMSRRQVLVDYAFSLLLTALLAAAIGVALGLLLQFGLAEWLSRFVGKELPAPSAMPALSGLLTAVVLLLGFALPPLLRLVNTSPMQILQGALQGTQQSTWLVVVCLVSAVFGLLWLQARDVLLAGLLLVGLIVGIGLFVALAGAGLRLVQNVGKRAGWGWLPALGRSKRAVLLVVVFATGLFALLLLTTVRTDLLDRWEQTLPADAPDHFLINIQPAEAEPLQRFLNERGVKTNLYPMIRGRLVEINGKPVKADDYQEQRAQRLLEREFNLSSFATFPASNALLEGEWFDGKRGGLSIEQGIGETLSFGMGDKLTFDIAGQRLSDTVTSVREVRWDSMQPNFFVIAAPGSVDALPQTLITSVHLGEQKPLVTALIRQFPSVTAIDVGAIVNEVRSLVGQVSLAVQGIFVFTLIAGVVVLVAALQSQKAERRRELAILKSLGAGRALLQRRIWGEFLLLGALAGALAGLLALTAGNVLAYSLFDLDMRLNLLPLLIGTVLGSLLVGVAGYWNLRGLLAVLPLSLLKT, from the coding sequence ATGAAGTTGCTGTTTCAACATTGGCAACAACGCTGGCGGATGCCGGAGTTGCGTTTGTTATTGCTGGCATTGGTGGTGTCGGTGACGGTAGTGACGTCGGTGGGCTTTTTTGCAAGCCGGGTGGAAAATGCCATGCAGGCGCAAGCCCGTCAGCTTTTGGGTGGTGATTTGGTACTGACGGCAGCACGCCCGTTGGATAAGGCTTATGTGCAACAGGCACAAGCATTGGGGTTGGAAACGGCGGAAACTGTGAGTTTTCCCAGCATGGCATCAATCGGTGAGAAGTTGCAACTGACGCAATTGAAAGCGGTTTCCAGCGCTTATCCCTTGCGGGGTGATTTGAAAACGGCTGCTGCACCGAATGCGGCTGAAGTGCTTTCCACCGGAAGTGTGCCTGCAAAAGGTGAGATTTGGGCAGAAGCGCGGTTGTTCGCCGAATTGGGCGTGCAGCCGGGGGCAACCGTGACCTTGGGGCGTAGTACTTTCACATTGACGCGGGTGGTGACGCAAGAGCCGGATCGTAGCAGCAATTTGTTCCAGCTTGCGCCGGTAGTGTTGATGAATCTGGAGGATTTGCCCGCTACGCAATTGTTGTCGCCTGCAAGTCGGGCGCGTTTCAATCAGTTGTTTGCTGGGGAACTCAAGCTGATTAAGCAGTTGCAGCAGGATCTTGAACCGCAATTAAAGCCGACGGAGCGGGTACGCACCTTGGATGAAGATTTGGCATCGGTGCAGCAAACCTTGCAGCGTTCGGGGCGTTTCTTGGGGTTGGCGGCATTATTGAGTGTGGTATTAGCGGGGGCGGCAGTGGTGCTGACTTCCGCGAGTTTGATGCGGCGGGAATTGCCTGCGGTGGCGGTGTTGAAAGCGATGGGAATGTCGCGGCGGCAAGTGTTGGTGGATTATGCGTTTTCGCTGTTGTTGACGGCGTTGCTGGCAGCCGCGATTGGGGTGGCATTGGGCTTGCTGTTGCAGTTTGGCTTGGCGGAGTGGTTGAGCCGCTTTGTGGGTAAGGAATTGCCTGCACCGAGTGCCATGCCTGCGTTGAGCGGTTTATTGACGGCGGTGGTGTTGCTGCTGGGGTTTGCGTTGCCGCCGTTATTGCGCTTGGTCAATACCTCGCCGATGCAAATTTTGCAAGGTGCGTTGCAAGGAACGCAGCAATCAACCTGGTTGGTGGTGGTGTGTTTGGTGTCGGCGGTGTTTGGCCTGCTGTGGTTGCAGGCGCGGGATGTGCTGCTGGCGGGATTATTGCTGGTCGGGCTGATCGTTGGAATTGGTTTGTTTGTGGCATTGGCGGGGGCGGGTTTGCGCTTGGTACAGAATGTGGGTAAACGTGCCGGTTGGGGTTGGTTGCCTGCGTTAGGGCGTTCCAAACGGGCGGTGCTGTTGGTGGTGGTGTTTGCCACGGGATTGTTTGCGTTGCTGTTGTTGACCACGGTGCGTACCGATTTGCTGGATCGTTGGGAGCAAACTTTGCCAGCGGATGCACCGGATCATTTCCTGATTAATATCCAACCGGCAGAAGCGGAGCCGTTGCAACGTTTCTTGAATGAGCGTGGCGTGAAAACGAATCTATACCCGATGATTCGGGGGCGTTTGGTGGAAATCAACGGCAAACCCGTGAAGGCAGATGATTATCAGGAACAGCGGGCGCAACGTTTGCTGGAACGTGAATTTAACCTGTCATCGTTTGCAACGTTTCCGGCGAGTAATGCCTTATTGGAGGGAGAATGGTTTGACGGGAAGCGGGGCGGTTTGTCGATTGAGCAGGGTATTGGTGAAACCTTAAGCTTTGGCATGGGCGACAAGCTGACGTTTGATATTGCGGGGCAACGGCTGAGCGATACCGTGACCAGTGTGCGCGAAGTGCGTTGGGACAGTATGCAGCCAAATTTCTTTGTGATTGCTGCACCGGGCAGTGTGGATGCCTTGCCGCAAACGTTGATTACCAGCGTCCATTTGGGTGAGCAAAAGCCGTTGGTGACGGCGTTGATTCGCCAGTTTCCCAGCGTGACCGCGATTGATGTGGGGGCGATTGTGAACGAAGTGCGTTCACTGGTGGGGCAAGTGAGTCTGGCGGTACAGGGGATTTTTGTGTTCACCCTGATTGCCGGGGTGGTGGTATTGGTGGCAGCGTTGCAGTCCCAAAAGGCGGAGCGGCGGCGTGAATTGGCGATCCTTAAATCCTTGGGGGCAGGGCGGGCATTGCTGCAACGGCGTATTTGGGGGGAGTTTTTATTGCTGGGGGCATTGGCGGGCGCGTTAGCTGGGTTGCTGGCATTAACGGCGGGCAATGTGTTGGCGTATTCCTTGTTTGATCTGGATATGCGCCTGAATTTATTGCCGCTGCTTATCGGGACAGTGTTGGGCAGTCTGTTGGTCGGGGTAGCGGGGTATTGGAATTTACGGGGCTTGCTGGCTGTGTTGCCTTTATCCTTGCTGAAAACCTGA
- a CDS encoding glycosyltransferase produces MKKIAIVIAELAAPGGAEKVAADLAEEFRQRDYDVTVIKFARLPPDITRYDLPVRMINLDIPERQGGLFTQISLLLQRAWQFRQLFQREKFDHIFSFLEAANVPCVLACPDAVLSIHLDPGTMTRSEWLAFRWLYPRAKRVIAVSRQMQSLLEKQAHLRNVNCIYNPVNTRLIREKSQEALGFEGRFILAVGRLEKQKRFDLLIEAFARSKAQHECKLLIVGRGSQQALLEQKIKTLGMEARVILVGFDANPYKYMAKAEFQVMSSDYEGYPLVLIEALSLGCPIVSTDCPTGPREIIRQGENGLLVEKGNVMALAAGIDELFFDADKRERLRQQAQESVRTNDIVAVADAWLAA; encoded by the coding sequence ATGAAAAAGATCGCTATTGTGATTGCTGAACTCGCTGCTCCGGGTGGTGCAGAAAAGGTCGCGGCGGATCTTGCCGAGGAATTTCGTCAACGCGATTATGACGTTACAGTTATTAAGTTTGCACGTTTGCCACCGGATATTACCCGCTACGATTTGCCTGTGCGGATGATTAATCTGGATATTCCCGAACGTCAAGGTGGTTTATTTACCCAAATTAGCCTGTTACTGCAACGTGCTTGGCAGTTCCGCCAGTTGTTTCAACGTGAAAAATTTGATCATATTTTCTCATTTTTGGAAGCGGCAAATGTGCCGTGCGTCTTGGCTTGCCCAGATGCAGTGCTTTCCATCCACCTTGACCCTGGCACGATGACCCGCAGCGAATGGCTGGCGTTTCGCTGGTTGTATCCGCGTGCGAAACGGGTGATTGCGGTGTCACGGCAAATGCAGAGTTTACTCGAAAAACAGGCGCATTTACGCAATGTGAATTGCATTTATAACCCGGTGAATACGCGGTTGATTCGTGAAAAATCACAGGAAGCGCTTGGGTTTGAGGGGCGTTTTATCCTTGCTGTTGGGCGTTTGGAAAAGCAAAAGCGGTTTGATTTGCTGATTGAAGCCTTCGCACGTAGCAAAGCCCAACATGAATGTAAGCTGTTGATTGTTGGGCGTGGTTCGCAACAAGCGTTGCTGGAGCAGAAAATTAAAACGCTGGGTATGGAGGCACGGGTGATCCTAGTGGGTTTCGATGCGAACCCCTACAAGTACATGGCGAAAGCCGAGTTTCAGGTAATGAGCAGCGATTATGAAGGCTATCCGCTGGTATTGATTGAGGCATTGTCCTTGGGCTGCCCGATTGTGTCTACTGATTGCCCGACGGGGCCGCGCGAAATTATTCGTCAAGGCGAGAACGGTTTGTTGGTGGAAAAAGGCAATGTGATGGCGCTGGCTGCGGGAATTGATGAGCTGTTTTTTGATGCGGATAAGCGTGAGCGTTTGCGGCAACAAGCACAGGAATCGGTACGGACGAATGATATTGTCGCCGTGGCTGATGCGTGGTTAGCCGCATGA
- a CDS encoding O-antigen ligase family protein, producing the protein MNHLRQAAIFFIMVLVFALPTDGAVEVAGMSLVKIAGLMAFGLTALLLIMGNGIHALRAFHTAVLLYVAWVMLSYTWSAMPVPYETTQAVSSDQALKSNLYILVISLLLFQLVTTVQDINKLYIALVLGSFWLVYLMVKDYQVTTTTVRHHIKQFDANEVSVKLAMVMPLAIYLLTQVKPWWWRLLGGAYLPAAAFTILITGSRTGAVVMVLGLAGFLPTILRSGLLGKAASVLVMVVALIAAANVIPQKTIERIFSTGKEISSGTLNERSVIWANAYEEWEESPLYGHGLGSFRRIINPYNVDYTAHNSFVAITAEQGIVGVVLYLTVIGIALSLAWRLPGDERWLLLLMLLVVVIGQMSLTLQDRMYVWFAYALTALNFYIKNNAVNAKYFNKVSVTT; encoded by the coding sequence ATGAATCACTTACGCCAAGCGGCAATATTTTTCATAATGGTGTTGGTATTTGCCTTGCCTACTGATGGCGCGGTGGAAGTGGCAGGGATGTCGCTGGTGAAAATTGCGGGCTTGATGGCGTTTGGTTTGACAGCGCTATTGTTAATTATGGGCAATGGCATTCATGCGCTGCGGGCGTTTCATACAGCGGTTTTGTTGTATGTGGCGTGGGTGATGTTGTCGTATACCTGGTCGGCAATGCCGGTTCCCTATGAAACCACGCAAGCGGTGAGTAGTGATCAAGCACTAAAAAGTAATCTGTATATTTTGGTGATCAGCTTGTTGCTGTTTCAATTGGTTACAACGGTGCAAGATATTAATAAGCTGTATATTGCTTTGGTGTTGGGATCGTTTTGGCTGGTGTATTTAATGGTCAAAGATTACCAAGTGACCACGACTACGGTGCGTCATCACATTAAGCAATTCGATGCCAATGAAGTCTCGGTCAAATTAGCGATGGTGATGCCCTTGGCGATTTATTTGCTGACACAGGTGAAACCTTGGTGGTGGCGTTTGTTGGGCGGGGCTTATTTGCCAGCGGCAGCGTTTACGATTTTGATCACGGGTTCGCGCACGGGGGCAGTGGTAATGGTGTTGGGGCTTGCCGGATTTTTGCCTACTATTCTGCGTTCGGGTTTGTTGGGGAAAGCCGCTAGTGTGTTGGTGATGGTGGTGGCATTGATTGCGGCAGCGAATGTGATTCCGCAAAAAACCATTGAGCGCATCTTTTCGACCGGAAAGGAGATTTCCAGCGGTACTTTGAATGAGCGCAGCGTAATATGGGCGAATGCGTATGAGGAATGGGAAGAAAGCCCGCTTTATGGTCATGGCTTAGGGTCTTTCCGGCGCATTATCAACCCGTACAATGTCGACTATACGGCGCATAACAGTTTTGTGGCGATTACCGCCGAGCAAGGCATTGTCGGGGTAGTGTTGTACCTGACGGTAATCGGCATTGCATTGAGTTTGGCTTGGCGTTTGCCGGGTGATGAGCGTTGGCTGTTATTGCTGATGTTACTGGTGGTAGTGATCGGGCAGATGTCCCTGACCCTGCAAGATCGGATGTATGTTTGGTTTGCCTATGCGCTGACCGCACTGAATTTTTATATTAAAAATAACGCAGTTAATGCGAAATATTTTAACAAGGTATCCGTGACGACATGA
- a CDS encoding DUF4091 domain-containing protein, translating to MAGTVKRWYGYALLVLGLSACSPEPSLPGLQVKAIGLLERFAPFEPVVGTDSVAIFAARNEYEGFQFVITAGQAGAANVQVSLSPLRSAAGDVIEGVEVFRERYVKVSTPSPHSPYTPQSWPDILLPAVNTSPGVSSAYRAFPQNLSVGENLPVWVDVHVPAETKPGVYSAKVTVSADGHDSVELPVQLTVWGFSLPARSPLRTVFGTNGYRVAEIYGFERTGESAADNRLIRAYNDFMLDHYLSPESLWDASPEAGADGKPDFQREFAGLGTVTENMRHYMQDKHASAYTYVFADSYPFADPLGKDRTKAQRFMREYAGWCAAHAGADRCYTDPSFVDEPDTREAYAYARRWGEFFDEMRLPKGEKIRYQVSEPPLNEDLALGSLTGAVDVWIPKFYDLWRDVDHLGKNVTAQRLNAGEEVWAYTALVLDFKAYQQVNPRADVLKGNYPPVWQLDFPALNYRIPTWLFHRYGVTGLGYWDTLAWAENTDIWQDAASFISTNPPGIVFNGDGLLVYPAKRAQTGFDAPLASLRLKWIRESVEDYMYIDLLLQAGETEFVNQQLGRIARDFGDWDNQPTLLMQVRQALGERLASL from the coding sequence ATGGCTGGCACTGTAAAGCGTTGGTATGGCTATGCTTTATTGGTGCTGGGATTGAGTGCTTGTTCGCCTGAGCCGTCACTGCCGGGTTTACAGGTGAAAGCGATTGGGCTATTGGAACGCTTTGCGCCTTTCGAGCCAGTCGTGGGTACGGATAGTGTGGCGATTTTCGCTGCCCGCAATGAATACGAGGGTTTCCAGTTTGTCATCACGGCAGGGCAAGCGGGCGCGGCAAATGTGCAAGTGAGCCTGTCGCCGTTGCGCAGTGCAGCGGGAGACGTGATTGAGGGTGTGGAAGTTTTTCGGGAACGTTATGTGAAAGTCAGTACGCCCTCCCCGCATTCGCCTTACACACCACAGTCATGGCCGGATATTTTATTGCCAGCGGTGAATACATCCCCCGGTGTAAGCAGCGCTTACCGGGCATTCCCGCAAAATTTGAGTGTAGGTGAAAACTTGCCGGTGTGGGTGGATGTGCATGTGCCTGCTGAGACTAAACCGGGGGTGTACAGCGCGAAAGTGACCGTGAGTGCGGATGGGCATGATTCAGTCGAATTGCCAGTGCAATTGACGGTGTGGGGTTTTAGCTTGCCTGCACGTTCGCCGTTGCGCACGGTGTTTGGCACGAATGGCTACCGGGTGGCGGAAATTTACGGGTTTGAGCGCACGGGGGAATCGGCGGCTGATAACCGTTTGATTCGCGCTTACAATGATTTCATGCTGGATCATTATTTGTCGCCGGAAAGTTTGTGGGATGCTTCACCTGAAGCCGGTGCAGATGGCAAACCCGATTTTCAGCGTGAGTTTGCGGGTTTGGGGACAGTGACGGAAAACATGCGCCATTACATGCAGGACAAACACGCTTCGGCGTATACCTATGTGTTTGCGGATAGCTACCCGTTTGCCGATCCTTTGGGTAAAGACCGGACTAAGGCGCAGCGTTTCATGCGGGAATATGCCGGTTGGTGTGCGGCACACGCGGGCGCAGACCGGTGTTACACCGACCCGTCGTTTGTGGATGAGCCAGATACCCGTGAGGCGTATGCGTATGCGCGGCGCTGGGGTGAATTTTTTGATGAGATGCGCTTGCCAAAGGGTGAAAAAATTCGTTATCAGGTGAGTGAGCCGCCGTTAAATGAAGACCTTGCGTTGGGTTCGTTGACCGGGGCGGTGGATGTGTGGATTCCGAAGTTCTATGATTTGTGGCGCGACGTGGATCATCTGGGTAAAAATGTCACGGCACAGCGGCTGAATGCGGGTGAAGAAGTGTGGGCATACACTGCTTTGGTACTGGATTTCAAAGCGTATCAGCAAGTGAATCCGCGTGCCGATGTGTTAAAGGGCAATTATCCTCCCGTATGGCAATTAGATTTTCCTGCGCTTAATTACCGGATTCCGACTTGGTTGTTTCACCGTTATGGCGTGACCGGTTTGGGCTATTGGGATACCTTGGCATGGGCGGAAAATACCGATATTTGGCAGGATGCGGCGAGTTTTATCAGCACTAATCCGCCGGGAATCGTATTCAATGGTGATGGTTTATTGGTGTACCCCGCGAAACGGGCGCAAACCGGATTTGATGCACCCTTGGCATCGTTGCGCCTGAAATGGATACGCGAGTCGGTGGAAGATTATATGTACATCGACCTGTTGTTGCAGGCGGGTGAAACCGAATTCGTCAACCAGCAACTGGGGCGGATTGCGCGTGATTTCGGCGATTGGGATAACCAACCCACCTTATTAATGCAAGTCCGGCAGGCGTTGGGCGAACGTCTGGCAAGTTTATGA